GGGAGGTCACGGAACACAGGATTTGCCGCTGCAGGACTTAACCCTGCCACCCTGCATATCCTTGGCGATTTTCTGGCTGTCGGCACCCAGATGAAGACCGAACGCCCCGGCAAGGCATGCGGCGTAGTGCCCGTAGATACGATAGAGGGTCCAACCGTGATATTGAAAAGCGGGGAAGTGCTACGTATCGACGATACAGCAACCGCCCTCCGGCTTGCCGATCAGGTTGACAGGATCCTCGATGTCGGGGAGATCCTGATCTCGTTTGGGGATTTTTTAGAGAACAACCACCCCCTTATGCCATCGGTATATTGCGAAGAGTGGTGGATGCTTGAGGGAGGAAAACGGCACCCGAAGGATGAAGAAGAGGCGATTGCATTCGCCCAAAACGGGGCTCCTCTCCACCCTGATTATACATGGATCTGGGATGACCTTACCTGCGATCAGATCCGCTCGCTGTCCGATGCTGTCTCTGCAGCAGGAATACTCCGGGACGGATACCTGGCACTACCCAATAAGCCCGGAATAAAATCCCTTCTCGAAGAGATCCTCCTCCCTCATACAATACAAGGTGGACAATTGGTGGTGAAGGAGTACCGGGCTTTCATCGCCTGCCTCGGGCTTGGTGATGACCTTAAGAAAAAAACTGCGGGTGGGGATTTGACACAGGCAAACTCACTCGCGCTCGTCTCAGATCTGAGCGGGTTTACGTTGCGGTCGCGGGCAGGAACCCGGATTGGCGGGCGCATGGGCCGGCCGGGGAAATCAAAACCCCGAAAGATGAATCCCCCCCCGCACGTGCTCTTCCCACTTGGCGAATCCGGCGGCTCCCGGCGTTCATTCCAGGAAGCTTCGAACCATGCCCCTCAAACAGACACAAGCTTTGTGGGCATTGATTTCCAGAAAGAGGGGGGAATAATCGAGATTGATGTAGGCAGGCGCCGTTGTACCGGATGCGGGGAGATTACCTTCCTGAACCGGTGTCCTGCATGTAGTGTGCACACCCGGCCTGTATTCACCTGCCAGAAATGCGGCCGCGAGACTGATATGGACCGGTGCCCGGGATGCAATGTCCCGACTTCATGTACCCAGAGAATCAGTATCAATGTCAAGGGGGAGTATGCAAAAACAATGGAGCGCCTTGGACTGAAACCCGACAGTATTGCACTCGTAAAAGGGGTCAAAGGGGTGATATCGCGTGAAAAGACGGTCGAGGCAATGGAAAAGGGGGTGCTTCGGGCAAAGCAGGATATTTTTGTTTTCAAGGATGGTACGACCCGGTTTGACATGATCGACCTCCCGGTCACTCATATCCGTCCGGATGAAGTCGGGGTTAGTGTTGAAAAGTTCCGGGAACTCGGGTATCTCCCGGATATCAACGGGTACGACCTCCAGAACGGGGCACAGGTTCTCGAACTTCACCCGCAGGACATCCTTGTCTCTGAATCATGCGCTGATTATATGATCAGAGTTGCCGGGTTCATTGACGATCTGCTGACAAGCTGTTATCAGCTCCCGCCGTTTTATAATGTAAAAACCAGAAAAGATCTCATCGGACACCTTGTTATCGGTCTTGCCCCGCACACAAGCGCAGGCGTTCTTGCACGGATCATCGGGGTTACCCGGGCGAATGTCGGCTATGCTCATCCTTTCTTCCATGCGGCAAAGCGACGGAACTGTTTCTTTGGAGACACGGAGATCGAAATATTTGATCAGTCCCTCTGGAAAAAAACAACCATCCGTAAATTTGTTCTTGAAAATTTTGATGTCAGCAAACCCGGGATCGATCGGCTTGGTACCTATTATTCAGATCCGGCGCAGGCATGGTACACCCGCACAGTGGATACAGGGGGGTCGATGCATATCCGCCGCATCACCTCCGTCTCGATCCACCGCGCTCCGGCTGCACTTATAAGGTTTATAACCTCGAGAGGCAGGGAGCTTGTTGTCACTCCCGACCATGCAATGCTGGTGTGGGATATAAATTACCTCCGCAAGGTCCGCGCGGTCGAGATCCGGGCGGGCGATCCCGTTCCGGTGTACGAGGGCTCAAACCTGATCACCGATAAGATCAGGACCATGGAAACCGTTCCTTCCCCGGAAGAGCGGGTTTACTGTATCACGGTTGCCGATGATCATACTCTTGTGGCAAACGGGATCTTCACCGGACAGTGTGACGGTGATGAGGACTGTATAATGCTCCTCCTTGACGGTCTTATCAACTTCTCCCGGTCATTCCTGCCGGAAACCCGGGGCGGAACCATGGACGCCCCGCTTGTACTCACAAGCAGGATCGATCCGGCTGAAATTGATAAGGAAAGCCTCAATGTTGATGTATGCTCACGATACCCGCTCGATCTCTATAACGCGGCACTCAGGTATGCAAAACCAAAGGAAATTGAATCCCTCATAGACCGGGTTGAACACCGGATTGGAACCCCCCGCCAGCTGGAAGGCTTCTCTTTTACCCACGACACATCTGACATCTCATCGGGGCCGCTTGAGTCAACGTATACAAAGCTCAAGACGATGATGGAAAAACTGGAGGCTGAGCTTGCCCTCGCAGAACGGATCCGGGCTGTCGATGCTGACGATGTAGCAGAACGCGTTCTTACCACGCACTTCATACCAGATCTTATGGGCAACCTTTCTGCGTTTTCCAAGCAGAAGTTCCGGTGCACCAAATGTAATACGACGTTCCGCAGGATGCCGCTCTCCGGCAAATGCATACGGTTCCGGGGCAAGGGAATATGTAACGGCAACATCGTGCCCACTGTCCATGAAGGATCGGTAAAAAAGTATCTGGAGATGTCAAAGGTTCTCTGCTTGAAATACCATGTTTCCGAATATACCCGCCAGCGGGTTGACGTGCTTGACCTTGCGATCACCTCCACGTTCGGTCTGGAAAAACAACACCAGCTCGGGCTTGCAGATTTCATGTGACTAAAACCTGCTTTCGTAAAAATTATGATAAAAATTTTGGGTATAGTCCTTATTAAACCACTAAAATAAAATTTGAGTTCAGATGTAAAAATTAGCTGAAAAATTAGAAATTAAATAGTTAGAAAAAAAGTGAGATAATTTAAGACGTGGTTTATCCTGGCTCAAACAGGATTTTATCCATCTATCGCAATATAGGGGGTCGCCACAACGGCGGGGGCGAGCCGACGGCGAAGCCCCCGGGAGTGTCTGAATGAATTACTTTTCCAATTGTTACAGGAAAAATTGGTGGTTAGAATGGTTCTATACCCAAATTTTTTAATCTGCTATCTCCCTAATCCCATACCTGTTTTACAAGTACCCCAAAGCAAGAATAGCAAGATACGGCTGGCTGCAGGAGACTCAAGGATCAGTCCGGAATTTTCGGATTATGGGTTAAAAAAACTCAAAGCCTTTTACGATCCTGCACCAAATCTATTCTGAGCGAGGGTATCTAAGTGGCCAACAGAGGCGGACTCAAGATCCGTTCCCGAAGGGGTTCGCGGGTTCAACTCCCTCCCCTCGCATCGTTTTTGGTGATTTCGATCATCAATTTCTATCCTGATTTTCATTCTTTTTTGGAAATCACAGGAATTTTAATTAACCGGCTGACGGATAACCGGTTTTTACATCCCGAAAAAATTATATTTTATCGCACGAACAAGAATATTCACTCAAGAGACGTTAATGATGTAATTATTAAGGGGAGATGGTGTACTGTCCGAATTTAATGAAGAGAAGAATGAAACCGGGGAAATTGTTCGGGTCAGGTTGCCCCGAAAGGGAAACCGCGAGATGTTCGGTTGTGCCGAACTGATGATGGGCGCAAATCACATACGCGTGCGGGGTTTTGACGGGATCACCCGTTTAGGGCGGATCAAAGGGAAGATAAAGAAAAAGGTCTGGATCCGCGAAGGTGACATCCTGATTGTCATCCCGTGGAACTTCCAGGACGAAAAATGTGATATTATTTACCGGTATACCGGGCCTCAGGTCGAATGGCTCCGCAGAAATCATTATCTGTAAGCTTTTTTTAAAGAAATAAAAATGAGAAAATCTTTCAATTACAGGCCTTTGACCATAATGTCATATTTTTTAATGATAAGTGTGTCAGATGTGGGTAATTGATATGTATTGGGAGCAGTCTCAACCCAATTAAGGGAAATTGTAATATAATTTCGCCATGCATCAGAAAAATCGTTGGCAGGATCAGGTGTATAGGTGACAATAATGGGGTTGGAAGGAGCTGAAACTTCGGTATAGTTCGTCATATCCTGTTGCAGTTGCATCTGAACAGTCCCTACACCCGTTCTTGACAGAATATCCGTTGAATTAATTCCAATCAGGTATATAACCGTGGTCGTTTTTGAGGTGATTGGATCGGTATCACTAAACCAACGCGGTTCTGCAAGCATAACCGAACCCGGCTGATATATTGGCCGTGTTATTACAGCGCCGTTTTCAATTGCGATTACCTGCTGGGCACTTACAGATTCATACTGGAGTTGTCCCGGGTTAAATACAGCAATAGGACCATTGAGATCCGAAATAATAAAGGAAGGTGTAGGATTTGCCGTTGTATTATATACAGTGAGCATTCCCCCGCCGATCTTAAGCGACGTTTCTTTGTAGGGGACACTCTTGTAAGTGAGACTTTTTATATCGTTTTGTATTACGATCATATTTTTTTCCATGATCCGCGTATCAGCATTTACCTGCTGCTCCAGGAGAAGAGGATAACCATAGAGTGTAACCAGCCCAATACCGACAATGATGAGAGTGAAAATTAACATAAAGCCGATTGATTCAGATATACCCTGCTCATCTCTCTCCCGAATCTTATGCATAACCATCAGAAACCTCCGGAATCATAACTGATTTTGTTTATCCCCCTGCCTGTGGTGTTTCCCATCACACCGCGAGTCGCCCCGATACCGGCAAGCGATACTTTGCTCGAAATAAATCCCCTCGAGACCGTTACGTCCTGGTTGGTGGGTGTTGCACCCTGCCCTATCTCAACAAAATAGTCCTTGCCTGCCACATCATCTGGGATATCAAATATCGTGGAAATTGTCCCATTATACGGCGAAGTGACATACACATCGACAATACGCGTGCTGATTCCGTTGCCGATATCAGTAAATGCTGAAGAACTTACCTGATCAGCCGGACCCTCCATGATATTGGTATTTACCATCAGCATCATCACGGCCATAAGAAACACGAGGACGCCGCTGATCATAACATATTCGATAAGGTTTGCAACCCCCGCGTCATTTGTTCGTTCAGTTATTTGTTGTTTCATTGTATGCGGTCACTCCATTGTTATAATGGATATCTATGATTTTTGTATAGGTCAATCCAGGGGGTGCATCGGTTACCCTGAATGAAACGACTGCATTCTTCCTGGCCATTGCAATTGAGGAAATATCCTTCCGGACATTATCGAGATCAGCAGGAACGGAAATTCCGGAAGACTGGAGCACCACGCTTCGCACATTCATGATATCATTTTTTGGAAATTCCAGGA
Above is a genomic segment from Methanoregula sp. containing:
- the polC gene encoding DNA polymerase II large subunit; translation: MLQLSSRMQEYEKTLQAALDAAMIIACQARSRGMDPSTEVEIPVANDLADRVEALLGIRGVAVRIRELEQQMSREEVALRIGDDFVQRRFGETSREQILDHSIRTAMALLTEGVVAAPTEGIAKIGIGVNDDGTEYLKIYYAGPIRSAGGTAQALSVLVGDYVRHALGINRYMPRQEEIERYIEEIRQYNNIMNLQYLPSEQEIRLIVKNCPVCIDGEATEQEEVSGHRNLERVETNTVRGGMALVLAEGIAGKARKLKSKVEQMQMEGWDWLDKIVKDNTDEGTVNIKPLDKYLRDLIGGRPVFSYPMRKGGFRLRYGRSRNTGFAAAGLNPATLHILGDFLAVGTQMKTERPGKACGVVPVDTIEGPTVILKSGEVLRIDDTATALRLADQVDRILDVGEILISFGDFLENNHPLMPSVYCEEWWMLEGGKRHPKDEEEAIAFAQNGAPLHPDYTWIWDDLTCDQIRSLSDAVSAAGILRDGYLALPNKPGIKSLLEEILLPHTIQGGQLVVKEYRAFIACLGLGDDLKKKTAGGDLTQANSLALVSDLSGFTLRSRAGTRIGGRMGRPGKSKPRKMNPPPHVLFPLGESGGSRRSFQEASNHAPQTDTSFVGIDFQKEGGIIEIDVGRRRCTGCGEITFLNRCPACSVHTRPVFTCQKCGRETDMDRCPGCNVPTSCTQRISINVKGEYAKTMERLGLKPDSIALVKGVKGVISREKTVEAMEKGVLRAKQDIFVFKDGTTRFDMIDLPVTHIRPDEVGVSVEKFRELGYLPDINGYDLQNGAQVLELHPQDILVSESCADYMIRVAGFIDDLLTSCYQLPPFYNVKTRKDLIGHLVIGLAPHTSAGVLARIIGVTRANVGYAHPFFHAAKRRNCFFGDTEIEIFDQSLWKKTTIRKFVLENFDVSKPGIDRLGTYYSDPAQAWYTRTVDTGGSMHIRRITSVSIHRAPAALIRFITSRGRELVVTPDHAMLVWDINYLRKVRAVEIRAGDPVPVYEGSNLITDKIRTMETVPSPEERVYCITVADDHTLVANGIFTGQCDGDEDCIMLLLDGLINFSRSFLPETRGGTMDAPLVLTSRIDPAEIDKESLNVDVCSRYPLDLYNAALRYAKPKEIESLIDRVEHRIGTPRQLEGFSFTHDTSDISSGPLESTYTKLKTMMEKLEAELALAERIRAVDADDVAERVLTTHFIPDLMGNLSAFSKQKFRCTKCNTTFRRMPLSGKCIRFRGKGICNGNIVPTVHEGSVKKYLEMSKVLCLKYHVSEYTRQRVDVLDLAITSTFGLEKQHQLGLADFM
- the eif1A gene encoding translation initiation factor eIF-1A; the protein is MSEFNEEKNETGEIVRVRLPRKGNREMFGCAELMMGANHIRVRGFDGITRLGRIKGKIKKKVWIREGDILIVIPWNFQDEKCDIIYRYTGPQVEWLRRNHYL